The sequence below is a genomic window from Coffea arabica cultivar ET-39 chromosome 8e, Coffea Arabica ET-39 HiFi, whole genome shotgun sequence.
GTAGATAGAAAAAATAACACAAAGGATAACAATGTAGTCATATATAGACTAAATTATGAAAGAAATATATACATCGACCTATTGATAGCAAAAATAAGAAGACAAGATACCCAACAGTTGCAATTTAGGCAATTAATCACGATTCTAATGTTGATGCCTAACTTTTATGTGGCTGCATCACATCATataaagaagaaatgaaaatgtAATCCCCAAATAATCACACCACGAAGCATAAATAAACTTGATTCTTTTTTAGTTAGAAGGTTAGGTTCATGGTGGTGAAACAGTTTGACTCACTCAGGAAACTTAAGAAAAGCGACAACACTTACTCCAACCCATGGAACTAGCAATTCAAGGGTTGCTCATGTAGGTTCACGTCCTTTTGTCGTGGTACTTGTAGGACCTTTAGCTAAATGACTCTTAGGATATCCATCCACTTGTCCAGTTGAGTCCCTAGAATTCAATGTCTCACCTGCCAAAACTGATTTCTTAATCTGCCAAAGGAGATGGAATTGTCAAAAAACATGAGTTAATGTTGTTTCTCGGTGTGAATTCATGTATACACATGGAAAAGTGCCTGCAATCACAATAGAAAATGAAGCAATACATACCATTGCAAGTTGTGCTCTATGAATATCACTTGTAAGCTACAAAACCATAAGATGATCAGCAtcagaaaagctctccaagctATATCATAAATCAAAACTTGACCAAAgtgtataaattttatattaaactTCAAAGGTAAAATAAGTTATAAATTGCAAAACCATAAGATGATTAGCATCAGAAAAGCTCTTAAGCTATATcataaaccaaaatttgaccgaAGTGTATATATTTCATGTTAAACTCCAAAGGCAAAATAAGTTATAGGCTGCTAGCACAAAAAGAGCAATCAAAATGTTTTACTGGCTTTTTGTACATCTTAATCTCATCTCCACTGAATCCTGGAAAAGTCatattccattttctttttaaatgaaAGCATtgacaaaatattaaaaattgcatttgatcAACCACCATGAATGGAATTCCAAAACTAACCCAAATGTAGAATAATGTGGCAGATTTGCGGTGCTTAGCCAATGAACAACCAAATGTCGTCATCTGGAATTCTGCATGGACCTTTTCTTACATGAATCTTCCTAGATGAAAAAATTGTTTTGTCTTAATTTCGGATCATTATCTCAAACTAAATTATGGTAAGTATCTACTGCAgttcaagaaaataaatcaaatagaACCAAATGACATTTTTAAACAAAAGCATATGTTTACTAATTTCTTAACAAAAAAGGACTTTGCAGAAGACAAACAAGGGCAATGACAGGTGCAAATATCCATATAACTGACTAATTGATTAGAGGAACACTATGACCAATGATGAATGAAAAACATGACCTTAG
It includes:
- the LOC140013133 gene encoding transcription initiation factor TFIID subunit 12-like; translated protein: MTTFGCSLAKHRKSATLFYIWLTSDIHRAQLAMIKKSVLAGETLNSRDSTGQVDGYPKSHLAKGPTSTTTKGREPT